In Ciconia boyciana chromosome 1, ASM3463844v1, whole genome shotgun sequence, the genomic stretch gCCTGTACCCATACATCTATCTGTCAACTCTAAAGCAAGAAGTAAGTTTCctcatgttttttctcctctttcacccCTCGCCTGCTTTTATTACTGAGGAATGCACCCATCATCCATCCTCCTGCCATTTGCTCAGCCTGCAATTTGGAAGGCctttttcacttaaattttctgtattcatcCACAGTGCATGACCTAAATCATGGGGCTTttttactatatattttttaaatcagcctTTCTTTCTCAAGCTGTTGAAACTGATGCTGCCCCGAacaatttcacattttctctcGTATTGAGAGCTGCAGACTTCATCGCTCTCTGTGAAAATCCATACAAAACACAGGTGCTGCTATCATTTTTACAAGCCATCACTTTGAATATGTTATCAccactccttttttcttcaaccATATCAAGCAAATGTATTGTTCTTACTTATGAGAACCTCCACATTTTAGACCTATACAGCCTGCCCACCTTATACACCCCGATTATCTCCTTCCTCTCACATCAGTGTTCTCTGCTGTTTGCCAGatctttaatttctgtgtgtatCTTCTATATTTTATTCACAGAGCCATGTTTGAAGTTAATATGAAAGAACGAGATGATGGCAATGTTACTATTAGTAATCTATCACCCAAGGCAGTGAAAGCTTTTCTTGATTACGcttacacaggaaaaacagagataaCAAATGATAATGTGGAAATGCTCTTCCAACTGTCGTCATTTCTTCAAGTTTCGCTCCTTTCCAAAGCTTGCAGTGACTTTCTAATAAAAAGTATTGATCTTGTGAATTGCTTACAGTTGCTTTCTCTATCAGAAAGTTATGGTTCCGTCCGCTTATTTGATCATGCACTAGATTTTGTACAGCACCACTTTTCCTTGCTGCTCAGATCAAGTGATTTTTTGGAGATGAATTTTGAGATATTACAAAAATGTCTCGAGGCTGATGAACTAAATGTCCCTGAGGAAGAATCAGTGTTGAAAGCTGTTCTTCAATGGACCAAACACAACTTAGAAACACGACAGAAATATCTGCctaatttgattaaaaaagtgAGACTGCACCAGTTACCTGAAAAGACTTTGCAGGACTTTCTACATTCTGAGGAACACTTACTTAAGAGTGCCAATTGCTCAGTAATAGTCAATGATGCAGTTACAAGTGTGCAAAACTTTAGTGGACTGTTTCCAGATGCACGTCcttcaacaacagaaaaatacatatttgttcATAAAACTGATGAAGATGGAGAAAACAGACATACATTCTGCTACAACATCAAAACAGATAAATGGAAAGAACTACCACATACGCACATGATTGATCTTCCAGGGTCAAGTTTATCTAGctatggagaaaaaatatttataactgGAGGATGTAAAGGGAATTGTTACAGGACTGTCAGGCTTCATATTGCTGAACCATTTCATGACGCCACTGACCAAACCTGGTGCTACTGTCCAGTCAGCAATGAATTCTCCATCGCGTCAGCTATGAAAAAACCGAGGACAATGCACACATCTGTTGTAACCTTAAATCAGCTGTTTGTAATAGGTGGAAAGACCAGAGGAGCTCAAGAAACCCGAAGTCTTTTGGATGTAGAATCCTATAATCCTCTTTCCAAAGACTGGAAATCGGTAAGCCAATTACCAAGAGGTATCTACTATCCAGAAGCAAGCGCATGTCAGAATATAATATACGTCCTTGGCTCAGAAGTAGAGATTACTGATGCCTTTAATCCATCTCTTGACTGTTTCTTTAAGTATAATGCTATGACTGATCAGTGGTCTGAGCTCGTAGCAGAATTTGGGCAATTTTTCCATGCAACTCTAATCAAAGCTGTTCCAGTGAACTGTACATTGTACATATGTGATCTCTCCACCTACAAGGTCTACAGTTTTTGCCCAGAAACCTGTGTTTGGAAAGGGGAAGGATCTTTTGAATGTGCGGGCTTTAATGCAGGGGCAGTTGGGACAGAAGACAAAATTTATATATTAGGTGGTGATTATGCTCCAGAAGAAATCACAGATGAAGTTCAAGTCTACCATAGTAGTAGGTCTGAGTGGGAAGAAGTTTCACCAATGCCAAGAGCCTTAACTGAGTTTTACTGTCAGGTCATTCAGTTTAATAAATATAGGGACCCATGGTCATCTGTACTGACAATTTGCTCTGGAGAATTTTGAAACTCCTGAGTCAAAAGAATCTATTTAAATGCACAAGTTTTAGAACAGATTTTTAGGTATTAatttacagatggaaaaatatgtaCTGTCTTGTTTAAATCTTCGGTTTAAATTGTATGCTATAGAACTGCTTTTGGAAGAGTCCATTAAATTGTCATTCATGCTAGTCATTATATAGAAAGTATTACTTAATTTTATATGCAACTCTTCTCTGTAATTATCTGAATAATTTGCAAAATGatattacttttcaaaaaagcatAGTCATGAGGAATTCATTGTGTAATATGTGCcattatttctgtaatattcaGTTGTCCCAGTAGACAAATTGCTGAGTGAGAAAACTGACTGTGATACTGTTTTCCCTATGTAACTgaagtttaaaagaaatctaCATTAATGTTGCTTTAGTTAGGTTTTTTATATTCATAAACCTGTAAGAGGAATTCATTGTCAGCTTGATCTTATTAGAATGACCTTAGCAAGGGCAAGAGCCAAAGTGACCTTCACAGCATTAAAACCAGGTATCTGACTTGAAGAGACTTGATAATTCCTATCATCTTACTTCAGCTCTTCAGTTATACCAGGTTTTCTCCATCCTTGTGCCTTAGTAGTAGCTGTACTTCCTGTTTTCATCCCATTAACTGTGGCAAGATAAACTTTGATAACATACTGCAGGGTGGGCAAGATTTCTACAGGATGGATGATTCATGTGGTATCTTTGCTTCAGTCATGCTgttaactaaagaaaaaatacttcaggatGTTTTCTAACAGAAGTCTTCCATCTCTGAAGTCTCCAGTGCTACCTACTAAGCAGCCACTAGGCTGCTTACAGCAGcaagctgtaaaataaattttagttgTTGCTTCGGTTAACTACGGGAAAAGTTTGTATCTTGTCATACATCAAATacaaagttacaaaaataaatccccaTATTTAAAGTCAAAGTAAATAGTATTTCTGAGgtgaaataattcctttttttaacttctatagtggtttaaatgaattaaaacactTTATCTTGTACTTCATGGTAATTTTTAggtattaaaatattacatggTAAACACTACATAATATATTGCTTGATAAACTTTCAGTAGTCATCTATTATAATGTTAAAATTGTAATGGACTTTTAGTATTAATATTAGTCTAGGCATACATTGTGAAGTAAATTTGATCTCATGCATACAAAGTGGGACCTGTGTCTGACAGAAGGACACTGAAATTAGCTAGGTTTCATAAATTCGTTTGTAATCTTCCACAGCctgagaattttctttcctaccAGCTATTTGGATAAGATATTGGGAGTCCTTATGTTTCATGTAAGTATCGTTTAAGCAGTAAGGTTGTCTTATGTCAGACAGAATGGTTCTAAACATCTAAGCACATCTTTTccaagcagtttaaaaatgaacaaaatttaGTGAGGCATCTGAAATGTCTTTCACATGGCTTGAGACGACCACGGCAAGTTCATTATCACATCACTACTGCATGTACTTTTTGCAAAACTCAAGCTCACTATTAATGCTTAAAGCTTAATATTGCCTAGCAACatacttctgttttaaacagTAAACAATGGAAAGTTCCAATTCTGTGATTGACTCTAATTTGTTATCAGATACCTTTATGAATTTAGATAACATTtaccataaatattttcatgaggatgtaaataaaaattatgcacATTGGGAGAACATATAAATAGAGTGGAACCCTCCCacttaataatttatttgtattaaggTGTCTGTCAGTTCTGTAGAAGTAAATAGCTTGTCGTTAACAGTATTTCAGGCAACTTCCAcaattattttgctcttttcataGTGAGTCTCCAAATCATATTACAACTACACTTAGCTAGGTAACCTTTACAATAACCATACTGAAATGCAAGCATTTTTATATTGGAACACAACTACTTTTTGTTAGTGCAAAGCAAATGTATTGAATAGTTTAGGAGAGATGGAGAATACTATTCCTGCTTACTGAAACATTAGGAGAAAAATAGACATATAGGAGAACAGTAGTTTTAGCATTAATAAGGTTACTCATGGTAGCATAGAGACTTCACTAATCTTTAATTATTGCAACTTGTCACTTCATCAGAAATACAAGGCCCAGTTCTCCTCTGCTCgtgtttttgtgttgttttataCCCGAGTAATATGAGTATGCAATTTATGCAATGAGAAAAGTAACATTATGCCCATAGTAAATGGGTATAAATAGCTATGCAAATTGGAAGAGACTAGAGAATTGcgaggtttttttaattgccactGTCATGACCAAATTGCTGGGTCACATAAACAGCAAGTGAGTCAGTCAGTATTTCAGGTGATGCTCTTTTCTCTTAAGTTTTTCCTTACAGCAAATTTTTTTTGGCAGTCTTCCATCCAGCTACTTGCTATATGTATAAGCCTCTGGCACATGACATCAGACAGAGCAATGACGTATGTGGTAAATTACTCATTATTAGTATATACATAGTGAAAACTGAATGAAGCTTAATTTGGAAAATAGACACGCTTCTTTAATATTGTATGCTATATTTGCACAGGAACTAGTGTCAGTTCCCAGTTTGACAGATCATTCATGGATTTCATACGGCGTTGTGCTCTCTTACTCAGTGATCAGGAAATAATGTAGTAGTGTCAGTTACTTTATACTACTGCTTACAGAAAAGTTACTGTGAAATAGTACGAATTTTCTTCAGTTATGTAGGCAAGCCCGCATTACAACtctcacagaggaaaaaaaggtcgTTTGCCACAATTCCACGTACAGAGAGTTAAATCTGATAGCAGAATTGAGTGTAGAAGAAGTTGTGTTATAAAGTCATGGTTAAAAACAAGGCTTTATTATAGAATTAAGGGCCTATGTTCCAAATCCTGTAATTAATCGCTAATGATGTAAGAAATCTCAGCGAAGTTGACTACACTACTCAGAATAATATGGATTACTTGCATGAGTAACTGCTGTAGGTCTGGATCAAATAGATTTTTCAGTCTACACAGCTGttatgcaattttaaaaaaagtgacaaaattaGTGCAAAGCGAGTTTTTCTACATCTTTTCTGACTTTTCAAAGCTCACAGTACTTTATGAAAAAGTAGTACCGTCCTCTAAAAATAGTTGATGACTAGATTAATGAGTACCTATGTTCTCACTGAAATATAGTAAGATgtttaaaacatacaaattgCATGTAAAGATATAATCTACTATTTGCACTTAAACGATGTaaccaaaacatttcttatAGTATTCTATTATATGTCACAACACATTATAAGCATGACCAGTATAATACACATGAAGATAATATATATTGTATGTGGGATTTTAATATCCAGTAATGATTATATTGgataatcttaatttttaaagaatgctATCAAAACATTATGGCACTTTGGTAATATTATCATACTGGTTTAGTTGTTATAATAAATATCAATTATTCAGGTGTTTATATTGATTATGTTTGCACAGACCTGATGATTATTATTTATGTActaatgaatttattttctgtattctaaATACATTTGTCGTAAGTCAGTTTACTGCTGTTAAAAATTCATTATATTCACAAAATGGAGTAGATTTACTGGGGCAGATTTATGTCTGGTATTACTCCGTGAAGAAAGCTGTATACCTCCTCTGAT encodes the following:
- the KBTBD3 gene encoding kelch repeat and BTB domain-containing protein 3 isoform X4; this encodes MANQRDYISRPICNGISVPENKINSLVAEGHGQQILKVLQKFREQNIFFDFKILVKDEIIPCHRCVLAACSDFFRAMFEVNMKERDDGNVTISNLSPKAVKAFLDYAYTGKTEITNDNVEMLFQLSSFLQVSLLSKACSDFLIKSIDLVNCLQLLSLSESYGSVRLFDHALDFVQHHFSLLLRSSDFLEMNFEILQKCLEADELNVPEEESVLKAVLQWTKHNLETRQKYLPNLIKKVRLHQLPEKTLQDFLHSEEHLLKSANCSVIVNDAVTSVQNFSGLFPDARPSTTEKYIFVHKTDEDGENRHTFCYNIKTDKWKELPHTHMIDLPGSSLSSYGEKIFITGGCKGNCYRTVRLHIAEPFHDATDQTWCYCPVSNEFSIASAMKKPRTMHTSVVTLNQLFVIGGKTRGAQETRSLLDVESYNPLSKDWKSPENFLSYQLFG
- the KBTBD3 gene encoding kelch repeat and BTB domain-containing protein 3 isoform X1; protein product: MANQRDYISRPICNGISVPENKINSLVAEGHGQQILKVLQKFREQNIFFDFKILVKDEIIPCHRCVLAACSDFFRAMFEVNMKERDDGNVTISNLSPKAVKAFLDYAYTGKTEITNDNVEMLFQLSSFLQVSLLSKACSDFLIKSIDLVNCLQLLSLSESYGSVRLFDHALDFVQHHFSLLLRSSDFLEMNFEILQKCLEADELNVPEEESVLKAVLQWTKHNLETRQKYLPNLIKKVRLHQLPEKTLQDFLHSEEHLLKSANCSVIVNDAVTSVQNFSGLFPDARPSTTEKYIFVHKTDEDGENRHTFCYNIKTDKWKELPHTHMIDLPGSSLSSYGEKIFITGGCKGNCYRTVRLHIAEPFHDATDQTWCYCPVSNEFSIASAMKKPRTMHTSVVTLNQLFVIGGKTRGAQETRSLLDVESYNPLSKDWKSVSQLPRGIYYPEASACQNIIYVLGSEVEITDAFNPSLDCFFKYNAMTDQWSELVAEFGQFFHATLIKAVPVNCTLYICDLSTYKVYSFCPETCVWKGEGSFECAGFNAGAVGTEDKIYILGGDYAPEEITDEVQVYHSSRSEWEEVSPMPRALTEFYCQVIQFNKYRDPWSSVLTICSGEF
- the KBTBD3 gene encoding kelch repeat and BTB domain-containing protein 3 isoform X3, with product MANQRDYISRPICNGISVPENKINSLVAEGHGQQILKVLQKFREQNIFFDFKILVKDEIIPCHRCVLAACSDFFRAMFEVNMKERDDGNVTISNLSPKAVKAFLDYAYTGKTEITNDNVEMLFQLSSFLQVSLLSKACSDFLIKSIDLVNCLQLLSLSESYGSVRLFDHALDFVQHHFSLLLRSSDFLEMNFEILQKCLEADELNVPEEESVLKAVLQWTKHNLETRQKYLPNLIKKVRLHQLPEKTLQDFLHSEEHLLKSANCSVIVNDAVTSVQNFSGLFPDARPSTTEKYIFVHKTDEDGENRHTFCYNIKTDKWKELPHTHMIDLPGSSLSSYGEKIFITGGCKGNCYRTVRLHIAEPFHDATDQTWCYCPVSNEFSIASAMKKPRTMHTSVVTLNQLFVIGGKTRGAQETRSLLDVESYNPLSKDWKSVTNRRQHKIYFN
- the KBTBD3 gene encoding kelch repeat and BTB domain-containing protein 3 isoform X2 codes for the protein MFEVNMKERDDGNVTISNLSPKAVKAFLDYAYTGKTEITNDNVEMLFQLSSFLQVSLLSKACSDFLIKSIDLVNCLQLLSLSESYGSVRLFDHALDFVQHHFSLLLRSSDFLEMNFEILQKCLEADELNVPEEESVLKAVLQWTKHNLETRQKYLPNLIKKVRLHQLPEKTLQDFLHSEEHLLKSANCSVIVNDAVTSVQNFSGLFPDARPSTTEKYIFVHKTDEDGENRHTFCYNIKTDKWKELPHTHMIDLPGSSLSSYGEKIFITGGCKGNCYRTVRLHIAEPFHDATDQTWCYCPVSNEFSIASAMKKPRTMHTSVVTLNQLFVIGGKTRGAQETRSLLDVESYNPLSKDWKSVSQLPRGIYYPEASACQNIIYVLGSEVEITDAFNPSLDCFFKYNAMTDQWSELVAEFGQFFHATLIKAVPVNCTLYICDLSTYKVYSFCPETCVWKGEGSFECAGFNAGAVGTEDKIYILGGDYAPEEITDEVQVYHSSRSEWEEVSPMPRALTEFYCQVIQFNKYRDPWSSVLTICSGEF